In the genome of Notamacropus eugenii isolate mMacEug1 chromosome 5, mMacEug1.pri_v2, whole genome shotgun sequence, one region contains:
- the LOC140509037 gene encoding olfactory receptor 8B8-like — MVTGNHSLVSAFILVGLTDQPELQLPLFFLFLGMYILTVVGNLGLIILIGLNPHLHTPMYYFLFNLSLIDLCYSTVITPKMLVNFVSEKNIISYSGCMTQLYLFFFFVVSESFILSAMAYDRYVAICNPLLYNVTMSYQVCSLLLLGVYVMGFSGAMAHTGFMLRLVFCDVNIINHYMCDVLPLLELSCTSTHVNELVVFVVVGIDIGVPTVTIFISYALILSSILHINSTEGRSKAFSTCSSHIMAISLFFGSGAFMYLKPSSLLSLTQGKVSSLFYTIVVPMLNPIIYSLRNKDVKLALRKTLSKRIF, encoded by the coding sequence ATGGTCACAGGAAATCACTCCCTTGTATCTGCATTTATTCTGGTGGGCTTAACAGATCAACCAGAGCTCcagctccctctcttcttccttttcctaggAATGTATATTCTCACTGTTGTGGGGAACCTGGGTTTAATCATTTTGATTGGACTGAATCCTCACCTTCACACCCCCATGTACTATTTCCTCTTTAATCTGTCCCTTATAGATCTCTGTTATTCTACTGTTATTACTCCCAAAATGCTGGTGAACTTTGTCTCGGAGAAAAACATCATCTCCTATTCTGGCTGCATGActcagctttatttattttttttttttgtggtttctgAGTCCTTTATTCTTTCAGCTATGGCTTATGATCGTTATGTTGCTATCTGTAATCCTCTGCTCTATAATGTAACCATGTCCTACCAAGTGTGTTCTCTGCTATTGTTGGGGGTGTATGTAATGGGATTTTCTGGAGCCATGGCCCATACAGGTTTCATGCTAAGATTAGTCTTCTGTGATGTCAACATTATTAATCACTACATGTGTGATGTACTCCCCCTCCTAGAACTCTCATGCACCAGTACCCATGTTAACGAGTTAGTGGTTTTCGTTGTTGTGGGCATTGACATTGGAGTCCCCACTGTTACCATCTTTATCTCTTATGCTTTAATCCTCTCTAGCATCCTCCACATCAACTCCACAGAGGGCAGGTCCAAAGCTTTCAGCACCTGCAGCTCCCATATAATggccatttctcttttttttggatcAGGAGCATTTATGTATCTGAAACCTTCCTCTCTTCTATCCCTGACCCAAGGAAAAGTGTCTTCTTTATTCTACACCATTGTGGTGCCTATGTTGAATCCTATTATTTACAGCCTGAGGAACAAGGATGTCAAACTGGCTCTGAGGAAAACTCTGAGTAAAAGAATATTCTGA